AAAAGCCATCCTTTTTGAATGCCTTTTGCCATTTTTATTCCTAGATCACTTAATCAGTGAACCTATCTTTGAATAGACCAATGATTTTTATTGTCTATTCTCCTTCCTTTTTTAGAATCAGTCGATCCTTCCATTCATTGGATGATCTTCATTAAATTGAAACAAATCCCATAAATTACCATATAAATCCTTGAATACTGCGACAGTTCCATAATCTGCTTGCTTAGGTTCCCGAACAAATTCGATTCCTTTTTCAAGCATCTTCTGATAATCTCTAAAGAAATCATCCGTGCCTAAAAATAGAAAAACTCTACCACCTGACTGATTTCCGATAAATTCCTTTTGGATCGGCTTTGAGGCTTTTGCTAATAAAACAGTCGTCCCTTGTGAGCCTGGCGGTGATACAACGATCCATCTTTTGTCTTGTTCAGGCTGGTAGGTATCTTCGATTAAAATAAAATCTAGCTGCTTTGTATAAAAATCGATCGCTGCATCATAATCCTCGACAACTAATGCAATGTGGACAATTGCTTGTTTCATTTGTATCCCCTTCTCTCTTTTACTAGCTAGTAATCACCTAACAAAAAAATCAAAAACAGACACCCGACAAGCATTAACGCAACTAGTAAAAAGTTCACCAATTGTTGTTTTGTTCCAC
This sequence is a window from Enterococcus wangshanyuanii. Protein-coding genes within it:
- a CDS encoding VOC family protein gives rise to the protein MKQAIVHIALVVEDYDAAIDFYTKQLDFILIEDTYQPEQDKRWIVVSPPGSQGTTVLLAKASKPIQKEFIGNQSGGRVFLFLGTDDFFRDYQKMLEKGIEFVREPKQADYGTVAVFKDLYGNLWDLFQFNEDHPMNGRID